The stretch of DNA TGAGCCAATTCATGTCCAATTATTCCAATCTGTTCATTAAATGGCATATTGTGTAAAAGAATCTTTTCAAAAAAATCAGCGGATTCATTGCTTATGATCACTAGGTACTTTCGCTTTATCCAAGGAAACAGGACACTTTTCGGATCGGGCCTAGAGGCAAGGGGAAGAAAGGCTGGTTGCACCAAAAAATCAATAGGGACTTCTTTTAACTCTGGATAATGTGAAAGCGCCAGTAAGCATTGTATTTCAAAGCCTTTAGCCAGTGTTTTGTTTTCCCCAAACTTACTCAAAAGGGAAAAGTAAAGACTGGAATCTACCTCTTCAACATATTCTTTAGGTGCTAGGATGGATGATTTATCTGTTTCACTCAATACAACGGGATGATAATCGCGATCAAGGACTAATAATAAAAAGATAATAAATAGTAGCCCTGTGACACTCAATGATACCCATTTAATGATACGAAGCATAGTTTTCATGGAAGTCAAAGTTTATTGGCAAAGGTGGCGGTTTCTAGGGTTAGCTGCTTTATAGCTTCTTCATGACTGATACCTGCACTTTTTAATGTTTTAAAAGAATGATCGCCGCCCTCCATTTTCACGAGCTGGGCTTTATCCAGTTTTTTGCAAACTGCTTCTATCAAATCGATTTGGGCGAGGGGGTCTCGGGTGCCCTGTAAAAACAGCTGAGGTACTTGGATGTCCGCTAAATGGGTGGCTCTTTCTATGCTGGGTTTGCCAGGAGCATGTAAAGGAAACCCATAGTAGACAATTCCTTTTACACCCTCCAATTCACCCATGGCGGCCATTTGGGAGGTCATTCGGCCACCAAACGATTTTCCTCCGGCCAGAAGGGTTAAGCCATCGGCGTATTTCGATGCTACTTTTATGGCAGCTTTTATCGTGGCATGGGCTTTGGGGGGCCGGTCGGGTGGGCCACTTCCTTTTTCCATATAGGGGAAATTGAAGCGTAAAGTTCCGACCTTTTGTTGGGACAATTCCTGTGCGAGCATTTCCATAAAGGCATGTTCCATACTGGCACCGGCGCCATGGCTTAAGACCATCAATGCGGAAGCTGCTTTGGGGAATAGCAAAAGGGAAGAGACGGACCCAATCTCTTCCGAAACGTTGATTTTCAGTTTTTGCGGGTTTGTCATTTTGGGTGTTGTGAAAAGGAAAGTTTATCGATGTCCTGAGGAAAATGGTGATATTAAACCAAGCCGGTCCGTATCGTGGCAGCAGCAAAATCTTCCTTCTCAATAGGTTCACCATTCATTCTTTGCAGCATAGCAAGCTGTCCAATGTGCGTAAGCATATCGGCTAAAGGACCTTGGAGTAATCTTTTGGTGTAACTCATCTCTAGTGCCCGGTGGGTTAGTGACCTGTCAAGTGCCTTCAGTTCATCATTAAATCTTTCTATTTCATAGGTAAGGCTTAATTTTTCAGGTATTTCATCTTTTGATCGATCCCCTTCAATAAAAAATCTTGTGTAATGTAGCACCTGATACATGTGGTTAATAATTTCCTTAGGGCTTCTGCTTCCTTTCCCGAGGTTGAAATCACCAAAAGCATCCTCCATTTCTTTTATTGACTGTTGAAACCGGTATTGGATAGTTGCGACGGTGTGTCTTAAGTATTCATTTTTCATTTTTATATTTTTATTGTTGACGGCATACTTTAAAGGAAGCAGCAATAATTCTAAAATTACTTAAAATAAATGGTTCGAAGCCGTTTCCTCTTACTTATGGTATTAGGAATAGCAAAATGCCCTTTCTAGTCCTCGCTTAAGCCGCTAACATGTCTGGAAATTACAGCTTAATCAACCTTTTTACCTGACAATGCCGGCCATTTCCATCAATTTTTATAAAATAGATCCCATTGCTTTGATTGGATAGATCAATCGTTTCGGCGCCATTTTTAATGCTTCCATGTTTTATGAGTTTGCCCATCGTATCATAGATTTGATAGGTTTGTTTTTCGTAGTTGTTCGGCATGGGCTGGAGATTTAGCCTCACCTCATTATGGAAGGGGTTGGGGAAAATGGAAATACAATCCTTCTGTTCAATGGTATCTAGCGAAGTAGAAGAAAATAGAACACGAATATCATCCAGGTAGAAATTATTGACTGAAATAGATGCGTTCAGGTCGAAAGTAACATACACCTCCTCTTCCGTTAGAAAGGCTGCCGGTATGTCGATTTCATACGTTTTCCAATCTGAAGGGGAGGGAATAAAGGCCAGCGTCGGATACATTTTAGCAGTGGTAAGGAGTTGATTCACATCTGTTTCACTGAAAATGACTTGACTTGCACCAAAATAGGTACATTGGTTGCTCATTGTGATGGTAAAGGCTGCTTCTCCACCTATGTTTTTCAAGGCCAAGGCCATGGAAAATTTTAGTTTGGCATCCATCAAGCCCTTTAGATTCATTGGTGGCAGGGTCAGCAGGTCATTATCATCCTGCCGATGGTTTTGGGTAGAAATCCTTACCGCAGACCTGGAATCGTCAACCCCTGCTTCGGTCGAATTGATCCATTTGTTTCCATCATTGGCATTACTTCTTTGGTAAATCTCCTTACCAATGGTCGAAGATTCAAAACTTTCTTTCAGTTGATCTCCATAATAGGATTTGTCTTTGAACACAAAAATATCAACTTGTCGGCTGACCGTATCCCTTCCAAAAGCATTTGAAACAATAAGCTTTACCTCATAAGTCCCCGAGCTATCATAACTTACCAAGGGGTGTTGTTTATTGGAAACGGTAGGGTATCCTCCTTCAAAACGCCACTGCCAGGCAGTTGGGATGGATTTCCAGGAAACATCATAAAACTGGACAGGGTTGCATGGCAACCGGAGATCCCG from Saprospiraceae bacterium encodes:
- a CDS encoding alpha/beta family hydrolase gives rise to the protein MTNPQKLKINVSEEIGSVSSLLLFPKAASALMVLSHGAGASMEHAFMEMLAQELSQQKVGTLRFNFPYMEKGSGPPDRPPKAHATIKAAIKVASKYADGLTLLAGGKSFGGRMTSQMAAMGELEGVKGIVYYGFPLHAPGKPSIERATHLADIQVPQLFLQGTRDPLAQIDLIEAVCKKLDKAQLVKMEGGDHSFKTLKSAGISHEEAIKQLTLETATFANKL
- a CDS encoding M43 family zinc metalloprotease is translated as MQIKSHLVIVGLTLCLFGHLKGQVDDISLINHFTKEQCATYGEWHPSKTTLPSHNKNLLNGENYVIPVVFHVFHENGFENIRREDLVAALSKLNERFNLKNADTIIIPLPFRSIMGNPQVSFRLATKAPDGNCTTGINRIQDALTYHADLSKVTSTIRWDRNKYLNIWVSRRVMNGNNAISGVAGFPGNAASRDGILIAAINLLQNESTLTHEVGHWLGLSHIWGNTNNVNPDNGCLIDDAIADTPIQEFPNTVCPSFPSVSCANEPYGDNFNNYMDYSPCRAMFTQGQVQRMSEVLNNSAFGYRLQLWQTDNLRETGTEVEQDGAECPIGPIANFTYDGYRDLRLPCNPVQFYDVSWKSIPTAWQWRFEGGYPTVSNKQHPLVSYDSSGTYEVKLIVSNAFGRDTVSRQVDIFVFKDKSYYGDQLKESFESSTIGKEIYQRSNANDGNKWINSTEAGVDDSRSAVRISTQNHRQDDNDLLTLPPMNLKGLMDAKLKFSMALALKNIGGEAAFTITMSNQCTYFGASQVIFSETDVNQLLTTAKMYPTLAFIPSPSDWKTYEIDIPAAFLTEEEVYVTFDLNASISVNNFYLDDIRVLFSSTSLDTIEQKDCISIFPNPFHNEVRLNLQPMPNNYEKQTYQIYDTMGKLIKHGSIKNGAETIDLSNQSNGIYFIKIDGNGRHCQVKRLIKL